Proteins found in one Vallitalea guaymasensis genomic segment:
- a CDS encoding phage holin family protein: MSMEQVLQVIRPELLIVVVVCYCLGLFLKNIPHIKDWVIPFALLISSIIMCVLYIGLVIEKTWSFDIIFIGIMQGILCASVSVFGNEILKQITYKRDIDKRRS, encoded by the coding sequence ATGAGTATGGAACAAGTATTACAAGTTATTCGTCCTGAATTATTAATAGTTGTGGTGGTATGTTATTGTTTAGGGTTATTCCTTAAGAATATTCCACATATAAAAGATTGGGTTATCCCATTTGCACTGCTAATAAGTTCTATCATCATGTGTGTATTATATATTGGACTAGTGATAGAGAAAACATGGAGTTTTGATATTATATTCATTGGTATCATGCAAGGTATTTTATGTGCTTCTGTATCGGTATTCGGTAATGAAATCTTAAAGCAGATCACCTACAAAAGAGATATTGACAAACGAAGATCATAA
- a CDS encoding T3SS effector HopA1 family protein produces the protein MPNEVFDSLLSWLEQWMQVVDGKFTTEDAYAKYDYHRKIKDIYNLYKVNVPEYDEPKTLTDSEKEAFKNQMIAVESKFKGLRMFGQSSKTTIKKALRDGEKDFAYFVRDKRSKKIEQGNARTTLSFDPKKAKEAFELLANYMEDIKRSPEASYISAFKVLGPNYQGERTDSAIMYLTTSDKKIIDKIVKELDGRFKKAGIEMYDHAPLGMKKWSPGFSFSQQGPFSSSHGFARSKIINDATDILVNDADSDLSKEAMKKALQESLKKNGYDSDKPEFLDLINFVENIETTETDTETRRDILKRYILNNKDKGVTKIISANKEMFKKELKQLDKKYKKDDKKSNPAEAHYSVNDQVLSLDEDFGDDGDEIDVNSTVVEKDITDAMVYGKIMRFRDLFGANKEVEDILESHVRNKCEELEKDDRLFMLAMEKASLSVKMNRAADIWPKEESDKTIKALEKQMTAIEKEVKEINDRMVVMKREKEAIDKKIKKVREDITKKRQQPRIPVQHPQDDRIKEANAADNKKDSGDSASDVGDANSSDSDKKSKIHRRRKSNGKK, from the coding sequence ATGCCAAACGAAGTATTTGATAGTTTATTAAGTTGGTTAGAGCAATGGATGCAAGTGGTAGACGGTAAATTTACTACAGAAGACGCTTATGCAAAGTATGATTATCATCGTAAGATTAAGGATATTTATAATCTTTACAAGGTGAATGTACCTGAGTATGATGAACCTAAAACATTGACAGATAGTGAGAAAGAAGCTTTCAAAAATCAAATGATAGCAGTTGAGTCCAAGTTCAAAGGACTTAGAATGTTTGGGCAAAGTTCAAAAACAACAATTAAAAAAGCCCTTAGAGATGGTGAAAAAGATTTTGCTTATTTTGTAAGAGATAAAAGAAGTAAAAAAATAGAACAGGGAAATGCTAGAACTACATTAAGTTTTGACCCTAAGAAAGCGAAAGAGGCATTTGAGTTATTGGCTAATTATATGGAGGATATAAAAAGATCTCCGGAAGCATCATATATTAGTGCCTTCAAAGTTTTAGGTCCTAATTATCAGGGAGAAAGAACTGATAGCGCAATTATGTACTTAACTACTAGTGACAAGAAAATAATAGATAAGATTGTCAAAGAACTAGATGGTAGATTCAAAAAAGCGGGTATAGAAATGTATGACCATGCACCTCTTGGAATGAAAAAATGGTCACCAGGATTTTCATTCTCGCAACAGGGTCCTTTTAGCTCAAGTCATGGCTTTGCTAGGTCAAAGATAATAAATGATGCTACAGATATTTTGGTCAATGATGCTGATTCTGATTTAAGTAAAGAAGCTATGAAAAAAGCGCTCCAAGAATCATTGAAAAAGAATGGCTATGATTCAGATAAACCAGAATTTCTTGATCTCATTAATTTTGTAGAAAATATTGAGACCACTGAAACAGATACTGAGACCAGACGTGATATTCTAAAACGTTATATACTCAATAATAAAGATAAAGGAGTTACTAAAATAATTTCTGCCAATAAAGAAATGTTTAAAAAAGAATTAAAGCAGTTGGATAAGAAATATAAGAAAGACGATAAGAAAAGTAACCCAGCTGAAGCTCATTATTCTGTTAATGACCAAGTTCTTAGTTTAGATGAAGATTTTGGTGATGATGGAGATGAAATTGATGTAAATAGTACTGTAGTTGAAAAAGATATCACAGATGCAATGGTATATGGTAAGATCATGAGATTCAGAGATTTATTTGGTGCCAATAAAGAAGTAGAAGATATATTGGAAAGCCATGTAAGGAATAAATGCGAAGAGCTTGAAAAAGATGATAGATTGTTTATGTTAGCAATGGAAAAAGCTTCTTTGTCTGTAAAAATGAATCGAGCAGCAGATATATGGCCGAAAGAAGAATCCGACAAGACTATAAAGGCATTAGAAAAACAGATGACTGCCATTGAAAAAGAAGTAAAAGAAATTAATGATCGTATGGTTGTTATGAAAAGGGAAAAAGAAGCAATAGATAAGAAGATTAAAAAAGTACGAGAAGACATAACTAAGAAACGACAACAACCAAGAATTCCTGTACAACACCCTCAAGACGATAGGATTAAAGAGGCAAATGCTGCTGATAATAAAAAGGATAGTGGTGATTCAGCTAGTGATGTTGGTGACGCTAATAGTTCTGATAGTGATAAAAAATCTAAGATACATAGACGTAGGAAAAGCAATGGTAAAAAGTAA
- a CDS encoding peptidoglycan recognition protein family protein, whose amino-acid sequence MNIIEDFIPRDRPNRPGVAITPTNITVHNTGNARSGADAAMHASYIKSTNDKVSWHYTVDDNKIIQHIPIDEMAWHAGCRKGNENSIGIEICMNQGINMEMAEKNAQQLIAYLMAKTSINDIKKHQDWTGKYCPAVLLKEGRWEQFIRGCFCLFEEKKTIKKEHWAKTYYQQLIDRGLVIHEERLDDPITRGELFAILCRMLEL is encoded by the coding sequence GTGAATATCATTGAAGATTTCATACCAAGAGATAGACCAAATAGACCAGGAGTCGCAATAACACCTACTAACATTACTGTACATAATACTGGGAATGCTCGTAGTGGTGCAGATGCAGCTATGCATGCCTCGTATATTAAATCAACCAATGACAAAGTATCTTGGCATTATACAGTAGATGATAATAAGATCATTCAACATATACCTATAGATGAGATGGCATGGCATGCAGGATGTAGAAAAGGTAATGAAAACAGTATAGGAATTGAGATATGCATGAATCAAGGTATCAATATGGAAATGGCAGAAAAAAATGCACAACAGCTTATTGCCTACCTAATGGCAAAAACATCAATTAATGACATAAAAAAACATCAGGACTGGACAGGTAAGTACTGTCCAGCCGTACTTCTTAAGGAAGGAAGATGGGAACAATTTATCCGTGGCTGTTTTTGTCTATTCGAAGAAAAGAAAACTATCAAAAAAGAACATTGGGCTAAGACATATTATCAACAACTTATTGACAGAGGATTGGTTATTCATGAAGAACGATTGGATGATCCAATAACTCGTGGAGAATTATTTGCTATATTATGTAGAATGTTAGAGTTATAA